Part of the Natronobacterium gregoryi SP2 genome, ATCGGACTCGTCGACCGAGACCGAAGCGGGGGCGAGTAGCGACGCGTCTCCGGACGCCGACGGCGATACCTCCTCGAGTTCGGGTCCTGACTCCGATCGGATGGGCGGCTCGATCACGGACGGGAGTCTCGTCAAACCGCTCTTTCACCTGGCCTGGCCGATCGTCGTCATCCAGTTGCTGCAAGTCACGTACAACGTCGTCGACACGCTGTATCTCGGTCGGCTCTCGGCGGAGGCAGTCGGCGCGATCAGTCTCGCCTTTCCGCTGATCTTCCTGCTTATCGCCGTCGCCGGCGGGTTCACGACCGCGGGTGCGATCCTGGTCGCCCAGTATACGGGCGCGTCGGGCGACCGTTCCGCGGGAATGGTGGCCGGACAGACGGTCTCGTTCGTCGCCATACTCTCGGTCGTTCTCGGTGTCGCAGGCTACTTCTACACCCGGCCGGCACTCGAGATTCTCCCGAGCGATCCCGACACCGCTGCAACCGTCATCCCGCTTGCCGCCGACTACATGGAGGTCTTCTTCCTCGGCCTCCCACTGATGTTTGGGTTCTTCGTGTTCTCCGCGCTCATGCGTGGGCACGGCGACACGCGGACGCCGATGCTCGTGATGGTCGTCTCCGTCGTCATCAACGTCTTCCTCGATCCGTTTCTCATCTTCGGCTTCCAGGACAACCCGCTTTTCACGTGGCTCGGGCTGGAGACCCTCGAGGCGACGCTGTTCGCCGCAGTCGGCTTTACCGGCTGGGGGATCGAAGGTGCAGCGGTCGCGACGATCGTTGCCCGCGGCGTCGGCACCGGGATCGGACTCTGGTTACTGTTCGCAACGTCGCTTGGCCCGGACGTCGGCCTCGAGCACCTCCGGCCCGACCTCGAGTTGATCGAGGACATCGTCCGGCTTGGCACTCCAAGCATGGTCGAACAGAGCACGAGCGCGCTGGCGATGATCACGCTGACGGCGATGGTCGTCACCTTCTCGCCGCCGGTCGTCTCCGCTTACGGGCTGGGTAACCGACTGATTTCGCTCGTGTTCCTGCCGGCGATGGGGCTCGGCCGGGCGATCGACACGATGGTCGGGCAGAACCTCGGAGCCGACAAGACACGCCGTGCCGCGCGGTCGGCCTGGATCGCCGCCTCGACCGGCGCGGGCGTGATGTTGCTGGTCGCAGTGATCGCAGTGACCTTTACCGAACCGATCGTGAGTGCGTTCCTCGGGGACGTCCCGGACGCGCCAGCAACGATTGAGTACGGTGTCGAGTACGTCCGGATTCGATCGGTCGAGTTTGCCTTCATCGGCGTCTCACAGGTGATGCTCGGTGCGTTCCGGGGCGCGGGCAACACGACCACGGCGATGCTCATTTCGATTCTCACGCTGTGGGTTGGCCGCGTCGGGAGTGTCTACGCGCTCGTGTTCGTCTTCGACTGGGGGCCGACCGGCATCTGGGTCGGGATGGCCGTCGGCAACGTTCTCGGTGCGATCGTTGGGGCCGCCTGGTTCGCCCGAGGAACCTGGAAAGAGAAGTACATCGACGACGAGAACGCCGACGAGACCGTCTCCGACAGTGCCGCGAGCTAGTACCGTCCCAACCGTCGACTGACGGGTCGAATCGAGCCACACCGCCAGATTCGACCCCTCAGTTCAGGCTTGGCCCGCCACTAGTACTCCGCCAAGCGTCGACTGCTGAGTGAACCCAGACGACTGCATTCGGTTTCACTCATCCGTTCAGGCTTGCCAAAGCACTAGTACTCCGCCAAGCGTCGACTGATGAGTGAACTCAGACGACCGCATTCGGTTTCACTCATCCGTTCAGGCTTGCCAAAGCACTAGTACCGTCCCAAGTCTACTCTGGCTAGTGCGCTGTACTTCTGATCGAGAATCGTGATCGGTTTGGACCAACTCTCAAATAGGCGGTCCACGCTTGGGACGCTACTAGTACTCGTCCAAACCTTTTCTCGTGGCTACTGGCTTTTCGTTCTCACTACGTGGGGATCAGTGCGGTGGTTGATACCATGCACCCAAAGCAGTTCGCACATTCCCGATGCCGACCGACGAACCGACGGCCGACCAGCAAGCACGTCTCCTCGAGACGATCCTGGCGTCCAGTCCAGCCACGGTCCCGGACCTAGCCCACGACTCGAGAGTCATCCTGCGACGATCGAGCGATGCTGTCTCACACTACAGCAGGCGGGGTCCGTTCGGCACTGTACGGGCGGCACGGTCGTCGGTTCCGGCGGTGTGTCGGCGTGTGGCTTTCCGAACACCTCGCTCGAGGCACACCCGAGACAGTAGTGGTTGTACCCAACCGAACTCGTGTAGACGGGAATGCCTGCGAGTGCGTACTCCTCGCGGTAGCGACGGACGAGTCCCTTCTCGACCGGACCCTGGCAGGAGACACACTGCTCGTGGCACTCCTCGTCGGGCTGGATGGTGCGTCGGTCGACGCTGCGGACGCGGCCGAACGTCGAGAGCCCGTGTCGGCGCTCGAGTCGCGTTCGGAACCGGGGGTTGGCGAAGACGCCGAACGCCGCGGTGACGAACGCGAGGACGAACAGGATCGCCGCGCCAACTGCGGTCATCGCGGTCGTCTCGAACTCGAGAAGGATGCGAGCGCCGGCCCCGGCGATCATGAGCGCGAGGACGACCAGCGACCAGCCGGCGATGCCATACAGTAGGTTGGAGACGGAATCCGCGAGCGCGACGACGCCAGACGTGGACTTGGAGTCGGAGGGCACGGCTCACGAGAGTATGTTCGGCTCAGTGTCAAGAACGTTCCGTCACACCTCGAGTGTCGGCGGCTCGGCTGGATTCAGACGAGTTTCCGCAGAACGGCGTAGCCGGCGTCGCGAAGCCGATCCGGGAGGAACCGGGCGTAGACGCCGTACTGTGCCAGCGGTCCCACGGGGTAGCGGGCCGGCGGGTCGGGCGTCGTGCTCGCGGTCAGGATCGCTCTGGCGACGTCGTCGGGTTCGGAGGCGAAGGGACCGCCCCTTCCACCGCCGATCAACTGCATCTCGTCGTACAGTTCGTACAGCGTCTCGTAGGCCGGCGTCCGTTCGTTCTCGGGTAACTCCTCGTCGACGCGCTCGGTGAAGTTCGTCTCGACCGGCCCGGGCTCGACGACGACCACGTCGATTCCGAACTCCTCTATTTCCGCACGCAGCGAGTCGCTCATCGCCTCGAGCGCGAACTTCGAGCCCGAGTACGCGCCCGACCCCGGGAACGAAACCCGGCCCGCCGCACTCGAGACATTGACGATCCGGCCCGCCTCCTGGGCGCGCATGTGCGGTAACGCGGCG contains:
- a CDS encoding MATE family efflux transporter: MSPPESPSDSGSDSSTETEAGASSDASPDADGDTSSSSGPDSDRMGGSITDGSLVKPLFHLAWPIVVIQLLQVTYNVVDTLYLGRLSAEAVGAISLAFPLIFLLIAVAGGFTTAGAILVAQYTGASGDRSAGMVAGQTVSFVAILSVVLGVAGYFYTRPALEILPSDPDTAATVIPLAADYMEVFFLGLPLMFGFFVFSALMRGHGDTRTPMLVMVVSVVINVFLDPFLIFGFQDNPLFTWLGLETLEATLFAAVGFTGWGIEGAAVATIVARGVGTGIGLWLLFATSLGPDVGLEHLRPDLELIEDIVRLGTPSMVEQSTSALAMITLTAMVVTFSPPVVSAYGLGNRLISLVFLPAMGLGRAIDTMVGQNLGADKTRRAARSAWIAASTGAGVMLLVAVIAVTFTEPIVSAFLGDVPDAPATIEYGVEYVRIRSVEFAFIGVSQVMLGAFRGAGNTTTAMLISILTLWVGRVGSVYALVFVFDWGPTGIWVGMAVGNVLGAIVGAAWFARGTWKEKYIDDENADETVSDSAAS
- a CDS encoding SDR family oxidoreductase, translated to MATADDEGTDGSAGDDPETATGEGSDDRYTRKRSVLITGCSSGIGRATADAFLEENWQVFATARNTDDITELEEAGCTTLELDVTDPDQVARVVERTVDVAGAIDCLVNNAGYAQMGPLEDISTADLHRQFDVNVHGPHRLVRAALPHMRAQEAGRIVNVSSAAGRVSFPGSGAYSGSKFALEAMSDSLRAEIEEFGIDVVVVEPGPVETNFTERVDEELPENERTPAYETLYELYDEMQLIGGGRGGPFASEPDDVARAILTASTTPDPPARYPVGPLAQYGVYARFLPDRLRDAGYAVLRKLV